The Papaver somniferum cultivar HN1 chromosome 3, ASM357369v1, whole genome shotgun sequence genome includes a region encoding these proteins:
- the LOC113356089 gene encoding uncharacterized protein LOC113356089 isoform X2 — protein MANRFRGFGRMLSTAKNTTRKEGFAPPIDYVSERMKQIVGDNYRELTFAQQKEAITKRVNKRVDNEMIKAISAGATFCLALSALYTCILFGWYPFKIGKEEEDK, from the exons ATGGCAAATAGATTTAGGGGTTTTGGTAGGATGTTGTCTACTGCTAAGAATACCACCAGAAAAGAGGGTTTTG CTCCCCCAATTGACTATGTCAGTGAACGGATGAAGCAGATTGTTGGTGACAATTATCGTGAACTTACTTTTGCACAACAGAAAGAAGCTATTACTAAACGGGTAAATAAACGGGTTGATAATGAAATGATTAAGGCAATATCTGCTGGTGCGACATTTTGTCTAGCTCTCTCGGCTCTTTACACCTGCATCCTATTTGGCTGGTACCCTTTTAAG ATAGGTAAGGAAGAAGAGGACAAATAA
- the LOC113356089 gene encoding uncharacterized protein LOC113356089 isoform X1 → MANRFRGFGRMLSTAKNTTRKEGFAPPIDYVSERMKQIVGDNYRELTFAQQKEAITKRVNKRVDNEMIKAISAGATFCLALSALYTCILFGWYPFKVRKKRTNKSGNDYDHS, encoded by the exons ATGGCAAATAGATTTAGGGGTTTTGGTAGGATGTTGTCTACTGCTAAGAATACCACCAGAAAAGAGGGTTTTG CTCCCCCAATTGACTATGTCAGTGAACGGATGAAGCAGATTGTTGGTGACAATTATCGTGAACTTACTTTTGCACAACAGAAAGAAGCTATTACTAAACGGGTAAATAAACGGGTTGATAATGAAATGATTAAGGCAATATCTGCTGGTGCGACATTTTGTCTAGCTCTCTCGGCTCTTTACACCTGCATCCTATTTGGCTGGTACCCTTTTAAG GTAAGGAAGAAGAGGACAAATAAAAGTGGTAATGATTATGATCATAGTTAG
- the LOC113356089 gene encoding uncharacterized protein LOC113356089 isoform X3: MANRFRGFGRMLSTAKNTTRKEGFAPPIDYVSERMKQIVGDNYRELTFAQQKEAITKRVNKRVDNEMIKAISAGATFCLALSALYTCILFGWYPFKKTD, translated from the exons ATGGCAAATAGATTTAGGGGTTTTGGTAGGATGTTGTCTACTGCTAAGAATACCACCAGAAAAGAGGGTTTTG CTCCCCCAATTGACTATGTCAGTGAACGGATGAAGCAGATTGTTGGTGACAATTATCGTGAACTTACTTTTGCACAACAGAAAGAAGCTATTACTAAACGGGTAAATAAACGGGTTGATAATGAAATGATTAAGGCAATATCTGCTGGTGCGACATTTTGTCTAGCTCTCTCGGCTCTTTACACCTGCATCCTATTTGGCTGGTACCCTTTTAAG AAAACCGACTAA